TATTTTTGTTGGCGCTGCTAACCTCTTGGAATAAAAAAAATTTTTATTTATTTCGGCGTGTGCGTTTTTGGCGGCATTGGTCATTTGACGGGAACGGTCAAAAATCGCTGGGGCAAATGGCATATGCCGAGAGGGGATATGGCGGGAAAAACCCTCTGCGGACGATTTTTTTTGAAGTGCTGGGCGAAAGAGTCTTTTTCAGCCGATAGTGACCGGCCGACTATTGGGCGATCTGTGCCGCGACAATTTTCGCCTGCAGGGTATGTTGCTGTTTTGCCGCTATTTTCTGCCCGTCCAGGGGGATAATGACACTTTTTCCAGGTCGCACCGGACCCGGGTGAGCGAGGTCGATTTGCTGGGTTGTGCCTCGCGCATCAAGGAAGCGTGCCACGCATTTTATGTGGTGCACCGGCAAGGGGGTCGGGTTGGAAAGGCGGAGCCGCGCGGTACCGTCTTTTGTCTGCTCAAGAGTCAGGCGGAGGTATTTGGAGGGATTCTCGGGCAGGTCAAGACACAGAAATGAGATGGCCGCGTCTTTGCCTGCCAGGGATTGGGAAGAGGCTGCCTTCTGGAAGAATGCTTTGGCATCGGCGGTGCTGCCCGAAACCAAAGACATGTCGCCCAATTTTTTGAAGGCGTTTGCGTTTGGCAGCAGTTTGGTACTGTGCTCCAGATCCTGGCGAGCCCCCGCAAGATCGCCCATTTTTTCCCGAATGAGGCCGCGTTGCAGGTAGAATTGGAAAAAGCGGTTGTTGAGGTCGAGTGCCCGGTTGCTGCTGGCAAGGGCCTTGCCGTAATCCCCCTGCTGGAAGTAAGCCTCTCCTTGCAGGCCGAGGAACAGCGCCTCCCTCGGCTCAATTTGCATGGCTTCGGAAGCAAGGGCAAGGGCCTTGGTGATGTCCCCTTTTTTCAAGGCAAGAACGCCGTTGTCATATGCCTTGTAGGCCGGGGCGTTTTCATGGATGTATTTTATTTTTTCCCGGTAGCGCTTTTCGCCGATCTCACCTCCCGGTTTGAGGCTTTGGGCGGTACGACGGTTGGCCTCGACCCGTTCCTGTGAAGGGGGATGACTGGCAAAAAGTCCGTTAAGCCAGTTGATTTTCTTTTCTCCGGACAATCTGACAAAGGTCTGTTGCAGGCTGACCGCGCTTTGTGGATCATATCCCGCCCGGGACATATAGTGCATGCCGTAATAGTCAGCCTCAAGTTCCGCTTCACGGCTGTATTTCTGGGTGATGACATTTGCGGCGAGCTGGGCGCCGCCCACGGCGATCCCGCTGTAACTGCTGTCGGCCACGGCCACGGCGGTGGCCAGTAATGCGCCCTGCATGAGCATGCCCTTTTCCATCCGCTGCGCACCGTGCCGTGCTGCGGAATGGACGATCTCGTGACTGAGCACAGCGGCCAATTCCGCCTCATTATTGAGTTCAAGCAGCAGGCCCCGGTTGATGGATATTTTCCCTCCAGGCAAGGCCCAGGCATTGGGGACGGAGTTGTTGAGCACCTTGAATTCATAAGGGAGCGGGCGATCGCTCACCCGTGCAAGTTTTTGTCCTATTTCGTCGACATATGCGGTAAGCTGCTGGTCGAGAAGGTAATCTCCCCCCTCCATCTGGCGTCCTGGTTCATACTGCTCTTTGCCGATGGCGATTTCCTGTTGCTCACCGATGAACCCGAGTTCCCTTTCGCCGGTGACCGGGTTGATGGCACAACCCGCGACACATGCCAAAAAAAGAGAAAGAAAAAGAGGGAGATATTTCATTGTATTCACCCAGGTGTTTCGGCAATAAAAAAAAGGCCGTTTCCGAAAAGGCGGCCTTTGTCACATGCTTCACTTCTCATGCTGTTCGGTGAAAATCAGACAGTGAGATCATCTCGCAGGGTTTTCCTCGGGCCGCCATGGCCGGCACTGCTCCAGTCGCGAATCGGGGCGATGACGTTCATGGCCTCCGGAGTGCCGATGCGGCCCAGCCGGTCATGAATGGACTGCCAGATGCATTCAACATCCTTGTGGATCTCGCAGCGGCCATTGACCGAACCGCCGCAGGGGCCGTTC
This region of Desulfobulbaceae bacterium DB1 genomic DNA includes:
- a CDS encoding peptidase M48, whose protein sequence is MKYLPLFLSLFLACVAGCAINPVTGERELGFIGEQQEIAIGKEQYEPGRQMEGGDYLLDQQLTAYVDEIGQKLARVSDRPLPYEFKVLNNSVPNAWALPGGKISINRGLLLELNNEAELAAVLSHEIVHSAARHGAQRMEKGMLMQGALLATAVAVADSSYSGIAVGGAQLAANVITQKYSREAELEADYYGMHYMSRAGYDPQSAVSLQQTFVRLSGEKKINWLNGLFASHPPSQERVEANRRTAQSLKPGGEIGEKRYREKIKYIHENAPAYKAYDNGVLALKKGDITKALALASEAMQIEPREALFLGLQGEAYFQQGDYGKALASSNRALDLNNRFFQFYLQRGLIREKMGDLAGARQDLEHSTKLLPNANAFKKLGDMSLVSGSTADAKAFFQKAASSQSLAGKDAAISFLCLDLPENPSKYLRLTLEQTKDGTARLRLSNPTPLPVHHIKCVARFLDARGTTQQIDLAHPGPVRPGKSVIIPLDGQKIAAKQQHTLQAKIVAAQIAQ